The following are from one region of the Ictalurus furcatus strain D&B chromosome 11, Billie_1.0, whole genome shotgun sequence genome:
- the LOC128614966 gene encoding calglandulin-like, whose protein sequence is MGQFNITLRTNFKTPSLLQQTQKLPVFDPDKMASKLTPEQITEYKGVFEMFDEEGNGDVKTQELERLMSLMGINPTKRELSQMAKDVDKDGNGTFNCDKFLGLMALYHERAKNQDAELRAAFKVFDKEAKGYIDWNTLKYVLMNSGEPLNEEEAEQMMKEADKDGDGTIDYEEFVAMMTGDSFKMT, encoded by the exons ATGGGACAATTTAACATAACATTGCGTACAAATTTTAAGACTCCATCACTCCTCCAGCAAACACAGAAGCTACCAGTCTTCGATCCGGACAAAATG GCAAGCAAACTGACTCCAGAGCAGATCACAGAGTATAAAGGTGTGTTTGAAATGTTCGACGAGGAGGGGAATGGGGATGTTAAGACACAGGAGCTGGAGAGGCTGATGAGTTTGATGGGAATCAACCCAACAAAGAGGGAGTTGAGTCAAATGGCCAAAGATGTGGATAAAGACG GCAATGGCACCTTTAACTGTGACAAGTTCCTGGGTCTTATGGCTCTTTACCACGAGCGAGCTAAAAACCAAGATGCTGAGCTTCGAGCTGCCTTTAAAGTGTTTGATAAGGAGGCCAAAGGCTACATTGACTGGAATACACTCAA GTATGTGTTGATGAATTCTGGTGAACCTCTCAATGAAGAAGAGGCAGAACAAATGATGAAGGAGGCTGACAAAGATGGAGATGGAACAATTGATTATGAGG AATTTGTTGCCATGATGACTGGGGACTCTTTCAAGATGACCTGA